The Candidatus Cloacimonadota bacterium genome has a window encoding:
- a CDS encoding CopG family antitoxin, whose translation MSKFKNPDELNAEELEILEAYNSGKLQGAPVSKLMMLAAKETLRKNKNINIRISENDLESIKMLAAREGMPYQTLIGSILHKYASGYLQI comes from the coding sequence ATGTCTAAATTTAAAAATCCAGACGAACTTAATGCTGAAGAATTAGAAATCCTCGAAGCATATAATAGCGGTAAATTACAAGGTGCTCCCGTTTCTAAGCTTATGATGCTTGCCGCAAAAGAAACTCTAAGAAAAAATAAAAATATTAATATCAGAATTTCCGAGAATGATTTGGAGTCTATTAAAATGCTTGCCGCTAGAGAGGGGATGCCATATCAAACACTGATTGGTAGTATACTTCATAAATACGCATCAGGCTATTTGCAAATATAG
- a CDS encoding toxin, whose protein sequence is MFKWNPEKNKTLYKVRGITFEMVVQAISDGYGISDVPHWNHDKYPNQRIITVMINGYAHLVPYVKDGENYFLKTIIPSRKENRKIKGASNV, encoded by the coding sequence ATGTTTAAATGGAATCCTGAAAAAAATAAAACACTATATAAAGTTCGAGGTATTACTTTTGAAATGGTTGTACAGGCAATTAGTGACGGCTACGGTATTTCTGATGTTCCTCATTGGAATCATGATAAATACCCCAATCAGAGAATTATAACTGTAATGATTAATGGTTATGCCCACTTGGTTCCTTATGTAAAAGATGGTGAAAATTATTTTCTAAAAACAATTATTCCAAGTCGAAAAGAAAATAGGAAAATTAAAGGAGCGAGCAATGTCTAA